One Terriglobales bacterium genomic window, ATCACCCAGCCGCCGCATACTTCACGCGCGGCTCCGGACATAACGAAAAGGCGCAATACAGCGAGCGTCCGGATGACTATCAGAACAACATGGAGCGTCTGGCACGTAAGTTTGAGACGGCGCGATCGATTGTGCCGCGGCCCGAAGTAGTCGCAAATAACGGCGTCAAACTCGGCGTGATCGCCTACGGTAGCAGCGATTTTGCGGTACGCGAAAGCCGCGACCAACTCAAGCGCGAGTATCGTCTCGATATCGACTACCTCCGCATTCGCGCCTTCCCATTCAGCCGCGAGGTGCACGAGTTCATCGAGAAGCACGATCGCGTGTACGTGGTCGAGCAAAATCGCGACTCCCAAATGCTCAGCCTGCTGAAATTAGATATCAATCCGTCGCACAGTCCCCGACTTCGCAGCGTGCGTCATTTCAATGGACTTCCCATAGACGCGCGGTCCGTAACCGACGACATCATCTCTCAGGAAGGTAAGTAGTTCATGGCCTCGACTCCAACCTCCGTTCCCGCCCCCAAGACGAATCGGCTTGGTTTGCAGGTCCTCGATTATCGCGGCGGCAAGACCACACTCTGCGCCGGCTGCGGCCATAATGCCATTTCGGAACGCGTAATCGACGCGCTGTACGAGATGGGTGTGCAGCCAGAGCGAGTGCTCAAGCTCTCGGGCATCGGCTGCTCTTCGAAGACGCCTGCGTACTTCGTGAGCCGCGCGCACAGCTTCAACTCCCTCCACGGACGCATGCCTTCAATCGCCACCGGCGCAGTGCTGGCAAACCGCAGCATGCTATCGCTCGGAGTCAGCGGCGATGGCGATACAGCCTCGATCGGCATGGGCCAGTTCGTCCACCTCATGCGCCGCAATCTGCCCATCATCTACATCATCGAAGACAACGGCGTGTACGGCCTGACCAAGGGACAGTTCTCCGCCACCGCTGATCTTGGCTCCAAGCTGAAGACCGGTGTCATCAACGACCTACCGCCGATTGATACCTGCGCCCTGGCGATCGAACTCGGCGCCACCTTCGTCGGGCGCTCCTTCTCCGGCGACAAGAAGCAGCTTTCGGCCATGATGAAAGCCGCGCTGGCGCACAACGGCACCGTGATGCTCGACGTGATCTCGCCCTGCGTGACCTTCAACGACCACGAGGGCTCCACCAAGTCGTACAAGTACATGAAGGACCATGACGAGCCCATCCACGACGTGAACTTCGTGCCCTTCTTCGAAGACATCGCCGTGGACTACGAGCCCGGCTCGACCACCGAAGTCACCATGCACGACGGCTCGCGCCTGCGCCTGCGCAAGCTCGAAGAGGACTACGATCCGACCAACCGGATCGGCGCCATGACACGCCTGCACGAGGCGCACGAGAAGGGCGAGGTACTCACCGGCGTCTTCTACGTCAATACGCAGAAGCCGAACTTCCTCGACCTGCTGAACCTGACGGACGCGCCACTGGCCACGCTGCCCGAATCGCTGACGCGCCCGCCGAAGTCGGCGCTCGACACGGTGATGGAAGAGCTGACGTAAGAAACACTGGATCGTGGATAGTGAAAAGTGAAAAGAGGCCCCGCGCCGCCGCGCGGGGCCTTTCTGTTTGCAGCTCACCTCTAAAGAGTTACCCGCTGCGCCGGAAGCACGCACCCCCGGAAAGCCAGCTCAGGCGCGACGGCATCTTAGGCAAGAAGCGTGTCAGGCGCGCTGCGCGTTTCGCCCCGCGGCGGTGTGGGAGCAGCGCATGGGAACCAGTCCCGAAGTCGGGAAGACAGTCGCCGCGTGCTCCGGCAGTGAGCGAGGCGCTACAATCCCGCCGTGCAGAAGCGCATGTTCTGGCTCATCTACGCCGTCCTCGGGCTCATTGCCGATTTCACGCTGCCATTCTGGTGGGCTGTCGCCGCCAACATCCCGGCGCTCTGGGTGAGCTGGTGGATCGCCTTCCGCAGCGAATGGTTTTAACGAAACAGGTCTTAAAGTTTCACGTCCCACCTCGCCTCCGCCGGAGCACAAGGGCATCGTCATCGCGGCGACCACGCTGCTCGGCGGGCGCGGCCACGTCCGCCAAAGATGTTGCTTCGCAATCAGATGTCGCCGCGCCGTTGCCCGCGCAACTTTCTCCAGGCCGCCGGGTTCGAAAAGGTCGCAGTACTTGTCACGGCTGCGCGGAGCAAGGCCCGTCAGTCGCGTGACGGCCGAGGGACCTCCACGCAGCCGTGGTTCCGCAGTTACCGCCGTCATCCCCGGAGCCGCAAAAGCCTTTCCCGGCGCGGCATTCCACCCTAAAATCCCGGCATGAGTTCGCCCGGCCCGCTCTACAAGCCTTTCGAGAAGCTGGTGCAGATCAGCATCAAGGGCAAGGAGTTTTCCGTGCCTGAGGGCAACATGCTGCTGCGGGCCCTGCAATACCTGGCGCCGGAGAACATCTCCATGGGCCGCTTCTGCTGGAACGAAGACTGCCAGTATTGCCGCGTCACCTACGACATGGGCGAAGGCACCAAGTCGCACGTCGGGCTCTCCTGCAAGCTCATGGTCGCGCAGGGCATGCGCGTTACCGACATGGCGACCGAGATCCGCTATTGCCTGCGTGAGTTGGGAATTCCGAAGTAGCGGGAACTTCCTGACGCGGATGGACGCGGCTGAACGCGGATTCAAATCAAAGTCGCGATTCAATCAATCGGGAGTGCGTCGCGGATGCGGCACCAGCGCGAAGCGCGACTGAGTGTGGCCCAGCGCGAATTGCCGGCTAAGCGTGAGAAAAGGAGGCAGGTCCCGCGGGGACGGCCTGAGTTCTAGTCGGCGTTCATCCGCGTCATCCCGCGGCAGGAACTCACCGCCTGCTCGAGGCCGGCGTCAGCTTCCGCAACCGGTCGCGCGCCTGCTGCGCCTCGATCGAGCGCGGATAGCGCGCGATCAGGTTCTTCAGCTCGCGCACGCCTGCCTGGCGCTGGCCGAGTTCGAGCAGCGCGAAGCCCTTCTTGAGTTGCGCCGCCGCCGTCTTGTTTCCGCCGGGATACTGCTCCAGCACCTTGTCGTATCCCGCCACCGCGCCGTCGTAGTTGCCCTGCCGGTAGAGGATGTCGGCCAGGTAGAACTGCGCGTTGCCGGCCAGATCGGTGGTTGCGTAATACTTCAAGTAATCGTTGAACTCCTGCACCGCAAGGTCGTAGCGGCCGGAGTTGTAGTCACGCAGGCCGTTGTTGTAGAGCACGTCAGCCGGGGGCGCTTGCGGCTGCGGCGGCGGGGCGGCCGGTCCACCGGCGGCGGGCTGTCCGGCTGGCGCGCCGGCTGCGGGCAGGTTCTGCTGCGCCGCGGCCAGGTCGTCCATTTGCTTGGTGACCTTCGCCATGCGCGCCTTCAGCTCGTCCACGGAATCGTTCAGCGCCTGGATCTGCGCCGATACCTGGTCCACGCGCGTGCCGGTGTCGGCGTGCTGCTTCTGCAATTCCTGCTGCAGGGCGGTCACG contains:
- a CDS encoding tetratricopeptide repeat protein, yielding MLALLIVVVAAAPALAANKEMVQLQTQVQALQDAMARMQQSFDERMGVMRNLIEQSTDTTNKLASSVTALQQELQKQHADTGTRVDQVSAQIQALNDSVDELKARMAKVTKQMDDLAAAQQNLPAAGAPAGQPAAGGPAAPPPQPQAPPADVLYNNGLRDYNSGRYDLAVQEFNDYLKYYATTDLAGNAQFYLADILYRQGNYDGAVAGYDKVLEQYPGGNKTAAAQLKKGFALLELGQRQAGVRELKNLIARYPRSIEAQQARDRLRKLTPASSRR
- a CDS encoding 2-oxoacid:acceptor oxidoreductase subunit alpha, yielding FVLSDLDLGMNNWMSDPFPYPDKPFKRGKVLTAEDLNRLGGFARYKDVDKDGIPYRTLPGTDHPAAAYFTRGSGHNEKAQYSERPDDYQNNMERLARKFETARSIVPRPEVVANNGVKLGVIAYGSSDFAVRESRDQLKREYRLDIDYLRIRAFPFSREVHEFIEKHDRVYVVEQNRDSQMLSLLKLDINPSHSPRLRSVRHFNGLPIDARSVTDDIISQEGK
- a CDS encoding 2Fe-2S iron-sulfur cluster-binding protein; its protein translation is MSSPGPLYKPFEKLVQISIKGKEFSVPEGNMLLRALQYLAPENISMGRFCWNEDCQYCRVTYDMGEGTKSHVGLSCKLMVAQGMRVTDMATEIRYCLRELGIPK
- a CDS encoding 2-oxoacid:ferredoxin oxidoreductase subunit beta, with protein sequence MASTPTSVPAPKTNRLGLQVLDYRGGKTTLCAGCGHNAISERVIDALYEMGVQPERVLKLSGIGCSSKTPAYFVSRAHSFNSLHGRMPSIATGAVLANRSMLSLGVSGDGDTASIGMGQFVHLMRRNLPIIYIIEDNGVYGLTKGQFSATADLGSKLKTGVINDLPPIDTCALAIELGATFVGRSFSGDKKQLSAMMKAALAHNGTVMLDVISPCVTFNDHEGSTKSYKYMKDHDEPIHDVNFVPFFEDIAVDYEPGSTTEVTMHDGSRLRLRKLEEDYDPTNRIGAMTRLHEAHEKGEVLTGVFYVNTQKPNFLDLLNLTDAPLATLPESLTRPPKSALDTVMEELT